The Anastrepha ludens isolate Willacy chromosome 2, idAnaLude1.1, whole genome shotgun sequence genome contains a region encoding:
- the LOC128854835 gene encoding DNA-directed RNA polymerases I, II, and III subunit RPABC5, with product MIIPIRCFTCGKVIGNKWESYLGLLQAEYTEGDALDALGLKRYCCRRMLLGHVDLIEKLLNYAPLEK from the exons ATGATTATTCCGATCCGTTGTTTTACTTGCGGCAAAGTTATTGGCAACAAATGGGAATCATATTTGGGCTTACTGCAAGCCGAATATACAGAAGG TGACGCTTTGGACGCACTTGGTCTCAAACGCTATTGTTGTCGACGTATGTTATTGGGGCATGTGGATCTGATCGAGAAACTACTCAATTACGCACCTTTGGAGAAGTAA